From Brassica oleracea var. oleracea cultivar TO1000 chromosome C3, BOL, whole genome shotgun sequence, a single genomic window includes:
- the LOC106329047 gene encoding probable LRR receptor-like serine/threonine-protein kinase At1g51880 isoform X2: MKYFHSFLLLLIIAYGIFESIQAQDQSEFISLACGLVPKETVYTEKSTNIIYESDANYIDSGLVGRINDANKTRLQQQYWTLRSFPEGERNCYNFNLTANRKYLIKASFNYGNYDDLNRLPRFDLHIGPNKWTSVSFPGGRYGSNREMIHVLTQNRLQVCLVKTGETTPFINSLEIRPLHNGTYVTQSGSLILVSRVYFSPTPLFVRYDDDIHDRTWLPYSDDQKVSIRTDLFVNTSNFYDVPEVVAKTAAVPKNASQPLTLNWTLSEITAQTYIYMHFAEIHNLEANDIREFNITYNGGKNWFPYYRPRKLQMRTLYNPRALNSPDGKFNFSFVMTGNSTLPPLINALEIYNVLNFLQLDTSQDEVSAMVNIKQSYELKEKVSWQGDPCAPQFLHWEGLKCSYPNADSPMIISLNLTDSKLTGRITPEFAKLTQLIELDLSKNDLSGDIPAFFADMKLLKLINLSGNPNLNSTIPDSLQQRLHRNSLTLILSETHRKESKKVPVVAIAMSVAGVFALLVILAIIFVVRRRKKKSRGPISVNASGVKSKDLKITYHEVLKITKNFERVLGKGGFGTVYYGNLDDTQVAVKMLSHSSAQGYKEFKAEVDLLSRVHHRHLVGLVGYCDDGDNLALIYEYMANGDLSENMSGKRGGNVLTWENRMQIAVEAAQGLEYLHNGCQPPMVHRDVKTTNILLNERYGAKLADFGLTRSFPIDGDCQISTAVAGTPGYLDPEYNKTNSLSEKSDVYSFGVVLLQIITNQPVIDKTRERTHIIEWAVLMLTKGDLRNIIDPKLMGDYDTNGAWKMVELALACVNPSSDRRPTMAHVVMELNECMALENARKQGSEEMSSRGYVNFSLSSASEFIPRAR; this comes from the exons ATGAAGTATTTTCATAGCTTTTTGCTGCTCTTGATAATAGCCTATGGTATTTTTGAATCAATTCAAGCTCAAGATCAATCAG AATTCATCAGTTTAGCTTGTGGGCTGGTCCCTAAAGAAACGGTTTATACGGAGAAGTCGACGAATATAATATACGAATCAGATGCGAATTACATCGATAGCGGATTGGTCGGGAGGATCAATGATGCGAACAAAACGCGTTTACAGCAACAATATTGGACTTTAAGAAGCTTTCCTGAAGGTGAAAGAAACTGTTACAACTTTAACCTCACAGCTAACCGAAAATATCTGATCAAAGCTTCCTTTAATTATGGGAACTATGACGATCTAAATAGACTCCCAAGGTTTGATCTTCACATTGGTCCTAACAAATGGACTTCTGTTTCATTCCCTGGAGGCAGATATGGTTCGAACCGTGAGATGATCCATGTCTTAACACAAAACCGTCTTCAAGTTTGTCTCGTTAAGACAGGAGAAACGACACCGTTTATTAACTCTTTGGAAATCCGTCCCTTACACAATGGAACTTATGTCACGCAAAGTGGATCGTTGATCTTGGTCTCAAGAGTTTACTTTTCACCCACACCATTATTTGTCAG GTATGATGACGACATCCACGACCGAACCTGGCTTCCATACTCAGACGACCAAAAGGTATCTATAAGGACGGACCTTTTTGTCAATACAAGTAACTTCTACGATGTGCCAGAAGTTGTGGCGAAGACAGCTGCTGTCCCTAAAAATGCTAGTCAGCCTCTAACCTTAAATTGGACTCTCAGCGAGATCACTGCACAGACATATATATACATGCATTTCGCAGAAATACATAATCTTGAAGCTAATGATATCAGAGAGTTCAACATTACTTATAATGGTGGCAAAAATTGGTTCCCCTATTATAGGCCTCGGAAACTCCAAATGAGAACATTGTATAACCCAAGAGCTTTGAATTCTCCAGATGGGAAATTCAATTTCTCTTTTGTAATGACTGGGAACTCAACTCTTCCTCCTCTTATCAACGCCCTCGAGATTTACAACGTCTTAAACTTTCTACAGCTCGACACGAGCCAAGATGAAG TTTCTGCTATGGTTAACATCAAGCAAAGTTACGAGTTGAAGGAAAAGGTTAGCTGGCAGGGAGATCCATGTGCTCCTCAGTTTTTACACTGGGAAGGTTTAAAGTGCAGTTATCCAAATGCTGATTCACCAATGATCATATCCTT GAACTTGACAGACAGCAAATTGACTGGTCGCATAACACCTGAATTTGCCAAGCTAACACAGTTGATAGAGCT AGATTTATCAAAGAATGATTTGTCAGGAGATATTCCAGCGTTTTTTGCTGATATGAAGTTGTTGAAACTCAT AAACTTAAGTGGAAATCCAAATCTCAATAGCACAATTCCAGATTCTCTTCAACAAAGGTTACACAGAAATTCTTTAACACTAAT TTTGAGTGAAACTCACAGAAAAGAGAGTAAAAAGGTTCCAGTGGTTGCTATCGCAATGTCAGTGGCCGGAGTGTTTGCTTTGCTAGTCATCTTGGCCATCATTTTCGTTGTTAGAAGAAGAAAAAAGAAAT CTCGAGGACCCATATCAGTCAATGCCAGTGGAGTTAAAAGTAAGGACCTCAAGATCACATATCACGAGGTGCTGAAAATAACTAAAAACTTTGAGAGAGTTCTTGGCAAAGGAGGCTTTGGTACAGTGTATTATGGAAACTTGGATGATACTCAAGTGGCTGTTAAAATGCTCTCTCACTCATCAGCTCAAGGGTACAAGGAGTTCAAAGCAGAG GTTGACCTTCTTTCAAGAGTTCATCACAGACATTTGGTGGGACTTGTTGGATACTGTGATGATGGAGATAACTTGGCTTTGATCTATGAATACATGGCAAATGGAGACCTGAGTGAGAACATGTCGG GAAAACGCGGGGGCAACGTCCTAACCTGGGAAAACAGGATGCAAATAGCTGTAGAGGCAGCACAAG GGTTAGAGTATCTTCACAATGGATGTCAGCCTCCTATGGTCCATAGAGATGTGAAAACTACCAACATTTTATTGAATGAGCGATATGGAGCTAAATTAGCTGACTTTGGGCTCACTAGATCTTTTCCAATCGATGGCGATTGCCAAATATCGACTGCAGTTGCGGGCACACCTGGTTACCTGGACCCCGA GTACAACAAAACAAACTCGCTGAGTGAGAAGAGCGACGTATACAGCTTTGGTGTAGTGCTGTTACAAATCATCACAAACCAACCTGTTATAGATAAAACCCGGGAGAGAACCCACATCATTGAATGGGCTGTGTTAATGCTCACTAAAGGAGACCTCAGGAACATCATTGACCCCAAACTGATGGGGGACTATGACACAAACGGTGCGTGGAAGATGGTAGAGCTGGCTCTGGCTTGTGTGAACCCGTCTTCCGACCGGAGACCAACAATGGCACACGTTGTGATGGAGCTAAACGAGTGTATGGCCTTGGAAAATGCAAGGAAACAAGGTAGCGAAGAGATGTCCTCGAGAGGTTATGTCAACTTCAGTCTCTCCTCTGCTTCTGAGTTTATCCCTAGAGCCAGATAA
- the LOC106329047 gene encoding probable LRR receptor-like serine/threonine-protein kinase At1g51880 isoform X1 yields MKYFHSFLLLLIIAYGIFESIQAQDQSEFISLACGLVPKETVYTEKSTNIIYESDANYIDSGLVGRINDANKTRLQQQYWTLRSFPEGERNCYNFNLTANRKYLIKASFNYGNYDDLNRLPRFDLHIGPNKWTSVSFPGGRYGSNREMIHVLTQNRLQVCLVKTGETTPFINSLEIRPLHNGTYVTQSGSLILVSRVYFSPTPLFVRYDDDIHDRTWLPYSDDQKVSIRTDLFVNTSNFYDVPEVVAKTAAVPKNASQPLTLNWTLSEITAQTYIYMHFAEIHNLEANDIREFNITYNGGKNWFPYYRPRKLQMRTLYNPRALNSPDGKFNFSFVMTGNSTLPPLINALEIYNVLNFLQLDTSQDEVSAMVNIKQSYELKEKVSWQGDPCAPQFLHWEGLKCSYPNADSPMIISLNLTDSKLTGRITPEFAKLTQLIELDLSKNDLSGDIPAFFADMKLLKLINLSGNPNLNSTIPDSLQQRLHRNSLTLILSETHRKESKKVPVVAIAMSVAGVFALLVILAIIFVVRRRKKKCTIFDFSHTHVFFFIFSFHIFLYGVTARGPISVNASGVKSKDLKITYHEVLKITKNFERVLGKGGFGTVYYGNLDDTQVAVKMLSHSSAQGYKEFKAEVDLLSRVHHRHLVGLVGYCDDGDNLALIYEYMANGDLSENMSGKRGGNVLTWENRMQIAVEAAQGLEYLHNGCQPPMVHRDVKTTNILLNERYGAKLADFGLTRSFPIDGDCQISTAVAGTPGYLDPEYNKTNSLSEKSDVYSFGVVLLQIITNQPVIDKTRERTHIIEWAVLMLTKGDLRNIIDPKLMGDYDTNGAWKMVELALACVNPSSDRRPTMAHVVMELNECMALENARKQGSEEMSSRGYVNFSLSSASEFIPRAR; encoded by the exons ATGAAGTATTTTCATAGCTTTTTGCTGCTCTTGATAATAGCCTATGGTATTTTTGAATCAATTCAAGCTCAAGATCAATCAG AATTCATCAGTTTAGCTTGTGGGCTGGTCCCTAAAGAAACGGTTTATACGGAGAAGTCGACGAATATAATATACGAATCAGATGCGAATTACATCGATAGCGGATTGGTCGGGAGGATCAATGATGCGAACAAAACGCGTTTACAGCAACAATATTGGACTTTAAGAAGCTTTCCTGAAGGTGAAAGAAACTGTTACAACTTTAACCTCACAGCTAACCGAAAATATCTGATCAAAGCTTCCTTTAATTATGGGAACTATGACGATCTAAATAGACTCCCAAGGTTTGATCTTCACATTGGTCCTAACAAATGGACTTCTGTTTCATTCCCTGGAGGCAGATATGGTTCGAACCGTGAGATGATCCATGTCTTAACACAAAACCGTCTTCAAGTTTGTCTCGTTAAGACAGGAGAAACGACACCGTTTATTAACTCTTTGGAAATCCGTCCCTTACACAATGGAACTTATGTCACGCAAAGTGGATCGTTGATCTTGGTCTCAAGAGTTTACTTTTCACCCACACCATTATTTGTCAG GTATGATGACGACATCCACGACCGAACCTGGCTTCCATACTCAGACGACCAAAAGGTATCTATAAGGACGGACCTTTTTGTCAATACAAGTAACTTCTACGATGTGCCAGAAGTTGTGGCGAAGACAGCTGCTGTCCCTAAAAATGCTAGTCAGCCTCTAACCTTAAATTGGACTCTCAGCGAGATCACTGCACAGACATATATATACATGCATTTCGCAGAAATACATAATCTTGAAGCTAATGATATCAGAGAGTTCAACATTACTTATAATGGTGGCAAAAATTGGTTCCCCTATTATAGGCCTCGGAAACTCCAAATGAGAACATTGTATAACCCAAGAGCTTTGAATTCTCCAGATGGGAAATTCAATTTCTCTTTTGTAATGACTGGGAACTCAACTCTTCCTCCTCTTATCAACGCCCTCGAGATTTACAACGTCTTAAACTTTCTACAGCTCGACACGAGCCAAGATGAAG TTTCTGCTATGGTTAACATCAAGCAAAGTTACGAGTTGAAGGAAAAGGTTAGCTGGCAGGGAGATCCATGTGCTCCTCAGTTTTTACACTGGGAAGGTTTAAAGTGCAGTTATCCAAATGCTGATTCACCAATGATCATATCCTT GAACTTGACAGACAGCAAATTGACTGGTCGCATAACACCTGAATTTGCCAAGCTAACACAGTTGATAGAGCT AGATTTATCAAAGAATGATTTGTCAGGAGATATTCCAGCGTTTTTTGCTGATATGAAGTTGTTGAAACTCAT AAACTTAAGTGGAAATCCAAATCTCAATAGCACAATTCCAGATTCTCTTCAACAAAGGTTACACAGAAATTCTTTAACACTAAT TTTGAGTGAAACTCACAGAAAAGAGAGTAAAAAGGTTCCAGTGGTTGCTATCGCAATGTCAGTGGCCGGAGTGTTTGCTTTGCTAGTCATCTTGGCCATCATTTTCGTTGTTAGAAGAAGAAAAAAGAAATGTACGATTTTTGATTTTAGTCACACTCACGTATTTTTTTTTATTTTTTCATTTCACATATTTTTATACGGTGTTACAGCTCGAGGACCCATATCAGTCAATGCCAGTGGAGTTAAAAGTAAGGACCTCAAGATCACATATCACGAGGTGCTGAAAATAACTAAAAACTTTGAGAGAGTTCTTGGCAAAGGAGGCTTTGGTACAGTGTATTATGGAAACTTGGATGATACTCAAGTGGCTGTTAAAATGCTCTCTCACTCATCAGCTCAAGGGTACAAGGAGTTCAAAGCAGAG GTTGACCTTCTTTCAAGAGTTCATCACAGACATTTGGTGGGACTTGTTGGATACTGTGATGATGGAGATAACTTGGCTTTGATCTATGAATACATGGCAAATGGAGACCTGAGTGAGAACATGTCGG GAAAACGCGGGGGCAACGTCCTAACCTGGGAAAACAGGATGCAAATAGCTGTAGAGGCAGCACAAG GGTTAGAGTATCTTCACAATGGATGTCAGCCTCCTATGGTCCATAGAGATGTGAAAACTACCAACATTTTATTGAATGAGCGATATGGAGCTAAATTAGCTGACTTTGGGCTCACTAGATCTTTTCCAATCGATGGCGATTGCCAAATATCGACTGCAGTTGCGGGCACACCTGGTTACCTGGACCCCGA GTACAACAAAACAAACTCGCTGAGTGAGAAGAGCGACGTATACAGCTTTGGTGTAGTGCTGTTACAAATCATCACAAACCAACCTGTTATAGATAAAACCCGGGAGAGAACCCACATCATTGAATGGGCTGTGTTAATGCTCACTAAAGGAGACCTCAGGAACATCATTGACCCCAAACTGATGGGGGACTATGACACAAACGGTGCGTGGAAGATGGTAGAGCTGGCTCTGGCTTGTGTGAACCCGTCTTCCGACCGGAGACCAACAATGGCACACGTTGTGATGGAGCTAAACGAGTGTATGGCCTTGGAAAATGCAAGGAAACAAGGTAGCGAAGAGATGTCCTCGAGAGGTTATGTCAACTTCAGTCTCTCCTCTGCTTCTGAGTTTATCCCTAGAGCCAGATAA
- the LOC106329047 gene encoding probable LRR receptor-like serine/threonine-protein kinase At1g51880 isoform X3 — MIHVLTQNRLQVCLVKTGETTPFINSLEIRPLHNGTYVTQSGSLILVSRVYFSPTPLFVRYDDDIHDRTWLPYSDDQKVSIRTDLFVNTSNFYDVPEVVAKTAAVPKNASQPLTLNWTLSEITAQTYIYMHFAEIHNLEANDIREFNITYNGGKNWFPYYRPRKLQMRTLYNPRALNSPDGKFNFSFVMTGNSTLPPLINALEIYNVLNFLQLDTSQDEVSAMVNIKQSYELKEKVSWQGDPCAPQFLHWEGLKCSYPNADSPMIISLNLTDSKLTGRITPEFAKLTQLIELDLSKNDLSGDIPAFFADMKLLKLINLSGNPNLNSTIPDSLQQRLHRNSLTLILSETHRKESKKVPVVAIAMSVAGVFALLVILAIIFVVRRRKKKCTIFDFSHTHVFFFIFSFHIFLYGVTARGPISVNASGVKSKDLKITYHEVLKITKNFERVLGKGGFGTVYYGNLDDTQVAVKMLSHSSAQGYKEFKAEVDLLSRVHHRHLVGLVGYCDDGDNLALIYEYMANGDLSENMSGKRGGNVLTWENRMQIAVEAAQGLEYLHNGCQPPMVHRDVKTTNILLNERYGAKLADFGLTRSFPIDGDCQISTAVAGTPGYLDPEYNKTNSLSEKSDVYSFGVVLLQIITNQPVIDKTRERTHIIEWAVLMLTKGDLRNIIDPKLMGDYDTNGAWKMVELALACVNPSSDRRPTMAHVVMELNECMALENARKQGSEEMSSRGYVNFSLSSASEFIPRAR, encoded by the exons ATGATCCATGTCTTAACACAAAACCGTCTTCAAGTTTGTCTCGTTAAGACAGGAGAAACGACACCGTTTATTAACTCTTTGGAAATCCGTCCCTTACACAATGGAACTTATGTCACGCAAAGTGGATCGTTGATCTTGGTCTCAAGAGTTTACTTTTCACCCACACCATTATTTGTCAG GTATGATGACGACATCCACGACCGAACCTGGCTTCCATACTCAGACGACCAAAAGGTATCTATAAGGACGGACCTTTTTGTCAATACAAGTAACTTCTACGATGTGCCAGAAGTTGTGGCGAAGACAGCTGCTGTCCCTAAAAATGCTAGTCAGCCTCTAACCTTAAATTGGACTCTCAGCGAGATCACTGCACAGACATATATATACATGCATTTCGCAGAAATACATAATCTTGAAGCTAATGATATCAGAGAGTTCAACATTACTTATAATGGTGGCAAAAATTGGTTCCCCTATTATAGGCCTCGGAAACTCCAAATGAGAACATTGTATAACCCAAGAGCTTTGAATTCTCCAGATGGGAAATTCAATTTCTCTTTTGTAATGACTGGGAACTCAACTCTTCCTCCTCTTATCAACGCCCTCGAGATTTACAACGTCTTAAACTTTCTACAGCTCGACACGAGCCAAGATGAAG TTTCTGCTATGGTTAACATCAAGCAAAGTTACGAGTTGAAGGAAAAGGTTAGCTGGCAGGGAGATCCATGTGCTCCTCAGTTTTTACACTGGGAAGGTTTAAAGTGCAGTTATCCAAATGCTGATTCACCAATGATCATATCCTT GAACTTGACAGACAGCAAATTGACTGGTCGCATAACACCTGAATTTGCCAAGCTAACACAGTTGATAGAGCT AGATTTATCAAAGAATGATTTGTCAGGAGATATTCCAGCGTTTTTTGCTGATATGAAGTTGTTGAAACTCAT AAACTTAAGTGGAAATCCAAATCTCAATAGCACAATTCCAGATTCTCTTCAACAAAGGTTACACAGAAATTCTTTAACACTAAT TTTGAGTGAAACTCACAGAAAAGAGAGTAAAAAGGTTCCAGTGGTTGCTATCGCAATGTCAGTGGCCGGAGTGTTTGCTTTGCTAGTCATCTTGGCCATCATTTTCGTTGTTAGAAGAAGAAAAAAGAAATGTACGATTTTTGATTTTAGTCACACTCACGTATTTTTTTTTATTTTTTCATTTCACATATTTTTATACGGTGTTACAGCTCGAGGACCCATATCAGTCAATGCCAGTGGAGTTAAAAGTAAGGACCTCAAGATCACATATCACGAGGTGCTGAAAATAACTAAAAACTTTGAGAGAGTTCTTGGCAAAGGAGGCTTTGGTACAGTGTATTATGGAAACTTGGATGATACTCAAGTGGCTGTTAAAATGCTCTCTCACTCATCAGCTCAAGGGTACAAGGAGTTCAAAGCAGAG GTTGACCTTCTTTCAAGAGTTCATCACAGACATTTGGTGGGACTTGTTGGATACTGTGATGATGGAGATAACTTGGCTTTGATCTATGAATACATGGCAAATGGAGACCTGAGTGAGAACATGTCGG GAAAACGCGGGGGCAACGTCCTAACCTGGGAAAACAGGATGCAAATAGCTGTAGAGGCAGCACAAG GGTTAGAGTATCTTCACAATGGATGTCAGCCTCCTATGGTCCATAGAGATGTGAAAACTACCAACATTTTATTGAATGAGCGATATGGAGCTAAATTAGCTGACTTTGGGCTCACTAGATCTTTTCCAATCGATGGCGATTGCCAAATATCGACTGCAGTTGCGGGCACACCTGGTTACCTGGACCCCGA GTACAACAAAACAAACTCGCTGAGTGAGAAGAGCGACGTATACAGCTTTGGTGTAGTGCTGTTACAAATCATCACAAACCAACCTGTTATAGATAAAACCCGGGAGAGAACCCACATCATTGAATGGGCTGTGTTAATGCTCACTAAAGGAGACCTCAGGAACATCATTGACCCCAAACTGATGGGGGACTATGACACAAACGGTGCGTGGAAGATGGTAGAGCTGGCTCTGGCTTGTGTGAACCCGTCTTCCGACCGGAGACCAACAATGGCACACGTTGTGATGGAGCTAAACGAGTGTATGGCCTTGGAAAATGCAAGGAAACAAGGTAGCGAAGAGATGTCCTCGAGAGGTTATGTCAACTTCAGTCTCTCCTCTGCTTCTGAGTTTATCCCTAGAGCCAGATAA